The Takifugu rubripes chromosome 7, fTakRub1.2, whole genome shotgun sequence genome has a segment encoding these proteins:
- the tnfb gene encoding tumor necrosis factor b (TNF superfamily, member 2), which yields MVNYMTTASDVEMGLQQKTVVLVEKKSSTGWMGKIILAIFVVVLCCGGALLFVSYWNGRQEMQAVPEKSETLIEKKDTDPHYTLSRISSKAKAAIHLEGSFDEGENRKDQVEWKNGQGQAFAQGDFQLDNNTIIIPKTGLYFVYSQASFRVTCGEGDKHSPGKSHIPLSHRVWRYSDSIGTETTLLNAVRSACQNSALEGGYSEGQSCYNAIYLGAVFQLKMGDKLRTETNQLSELETEEGKTFFGVFAL from the exons ATGGTGAATTACATGACAACAGCCAGCGACGTGGAAATGGGTCTTCAGCAGAAGACCGTGGTCTTAGTGGAAAAGAAATCCTCTACTGGGTGGATGGGGAAGATCATCCTGGCCATTTTCGTGGTGGTCCTCTGTTGCGGAGGCGCcctgctgtttgtgagctaCTGGAACGGAAGGCAAGAGATGCAG GCTGTTCCAGAAAAATCTGAAACACTAATTGAGAAGAAGGATACAG ATCCCCACTACACGCTGAGCCGCATCAGCAGCAAAGCCAAGGCAGCCATCCATTTAGAAG GCAGCTTCGATGAAGGAGAGAACAGAAAAGACCAGGTGGAGTGGAAGAACGGTCAAGGCCAGGCGTTCGCTCAGGGCGACTTCCAGCTCGAcaacaacaccatcatcatTCCCAAAACCGGCCTGTACTTTGTTTACAGCCAGGCTTCTTTCCGAGTGACTTGCGGCGAAGGGGACAAACACTCGCCGGGAAAAAGCCACATTCCCCTCAGCCACAGGGTTTGGCGGTACTCGGACTCCATCGGCACTGAGACCACTCTGCTGAACGCGGTGAGGTCAGCGTGTCAGAACTCGGCGCTGGAGGGAGGCTACAGCGAGGGACAAAGCTGCTACAACGCCATTTACCTGGGCGCCGTCTTCCAGCTGAAAATGGGGGACAAACTTCGGACCGAGACCAACCAGCTGTCCGAgctggagacggaggagggcAAGACTTTCTTCGGTGTGTTTGCACTTTAA
- the lta gene encoding tumor necrosis factor beta, whose protein sequence is MECNLTSSHKHLLLHVWCGLLTVAMLVMAALLISIKSKSTEEDVSSLRPSISPTVNAITATLKSTGSSLSYIQLTKSPDNRSWQEFHSGGSCSFVHHEGSIHCRKNSLYFLYAQVAFTKHASQTRSKSVILVRNPADDKSLRKLAEGTFPPTTEGSVWVANVVRLKEDDTISINITGEVLSDITLWGAFELQSC, encoded by the exons ATGGAATGCAATTTGACGTCCTCTCACAAGCACCTCCTGTTGCACGTGTGGTGTGGCCTCCTGACTGTGGCCATGCTGGTTATGGCTGCTCTTCTGATTTCCATCAAATCCAAGTCAACAGAG GAGGATGTCTCTTCTCTGAGACCAAGCATCAGTCCAACAG TCAACGCTATTACTGCCACATTAAAATCAACAG gcTCATCTCTTTCATACATTCAGCTAACGAAGT CTCCAGACAACCGCTCATGGCAGGAGTTCCACAGTGGTGGCTCCTGCTCCTTCGTCCACCACGAAGGCTCCATTCACTGCCGGAAGAACAGTCTCTACTTCCTCTACGCCCAGGTCGCCTTCACAAAGCACGCCAGCCAAACTCGGAGCAAATCCGTTATTCTCGTAAGAAACCCTGCAGATGACAAGAGTCTGAGGAAACTGGCTGAGGGAACCTTCCCACCCACAACAGAAGGCTCCGTGTGGGTGGCCAATGTGGTGAGACTGAAAGAGGATGACAcaatcagcatcaacatcaccGGTGAAGTTCTATCAGACATCACCCTCTGGGGAGCTTTTGAACTTCAATCATGCTGA
- the lta gene encoding lymphotoxin-alpha isoform X1: MRLDTERTTHTGMECNLTSSHKHLLLHVWCGLLTVAMLVMAALLISIKSKSTEEDVSSLRPSISPTVNAITATLKSTGSSLSYIQLTKSPDNRSWQEFHSGGSCSFVHHEGSIHCRKNSLYFLYAQVAFTKHASQTRSKSVILVRNPADDKSLRKLAEGTFPPTTEGSVWVANVVRLKEDDTISINITGEVLSDITLWGAFELQSC; encoded by the exons ATGAGGTTGGACACAGAGAGAACAACACACACTGG AATGGAATGCAATTTGACGTCCTCTCACAAGCACCTCCTGTTGCACGTGTGGTGTGGCCTCCTGACTGTGGCCATGCTGGTTATGGCTGCTCTTCTGATTTCCATCAAATCCAAGTCAACAGAG GAGGATGTCTCTTCTCTGAGACCAAGCATCAGTCCAACAG TCAACGCTATTACTGCCACATTAAAATCAACAG gcTCATCTCTTTCATACATTCAGCTAACGAAGT CTCCAGACAACCGCTCATGGCAGGAGTTCCACAGTGGTGGCTCCTGCTCCTTCGTCCACCACGAAGGCTCCATTCACTGCCGGAAGAACAGTCTCTACTTCCTCTACGCCCAGGTCGCCTTCACAAAGCACGCCAGCCAAACTCGGAGCAAATCCGTTATTCTCGTAAGAAACCCTGCAGATGACAAGAGTCTGAGGAAACTGGCTGAGGGAACCTTCCCACCCACAACAGAAGGCTCCGTGTGGGTGGCCAATGTGGTGAGACTGAAAGAGGATGACAcaatcagcatcaacatcaccGGTGAAGTTCTATCAGACATCACCCTCTGGGGAGCTTTTGAACTTCAATCATGCTGA
- the LOC101061265 gene encoding apolipoprotein M, producing the protein MWNRAVSYLLSLLSFFYQAIVPCPFPELLPANTIDHQQYLGKWYFRAAVSRYEAQIAKFQPLDSLWFNMERSGNGTLLLTGHAHMKGICIKETWTYRIHTDRYDLEQEGKPSRRSLLWSGRWADCGECIILQEIEPPLSPSDSEDSLNRFLLYARRSDVDPGVVAAFLKRTACNDMLASVTLPQEKEFCD; encoded by the exons ATGTGGAACAGAGCAGTGTCCTATCTTCTGTCATTGCTGAGCTTTTTCTATCAGGCCATTGTTCCCTGTCCATTTCCTGAGTTGCTGCCTGCTAATACTATTGATCACCAGCAG TACCTCGGGAAATGGTACTTCAGAGCAGCCGTCAGTCGCTATGAGGCCCAGATTGCAAAGTTCCAGCCGCTGGACAGCCTTTGGTTCAATATGGAGAGAAGTGGCAATGGCAcgctgctgctgacaggacaTGCGCacat GAAAGGAATCTGTATAAAAGAGACCTGGACCTATCGTATACATACGGACAGATATGATTTGGAACAGGAAG GAAAGCCGAGTCGCAGGAGCCTGCTGTGGAGCGGCCGCTGGGCCGACTGCGGCGAGTGCATCATCCTCCAGGAGATCGAGCCACCTCTGAGTCCATCAGACTCGGAGGATTCCCTCAACAGATTCCTGCTCTACG CGCGCCGCAGCGACGTGGATCCCGGTGTGGTGGCGGCCTTTCTGAAACGGACAGCTTGTAACGACATGTTGGCCAGCGTCACActgcctcaggaaaaag AATTTTGTGACTGA
- the glrx3 gene encoding glutaredoxin 3 produces MANFVEATSQHQFDDFLSKAGRNLTVVHFQATWAHQCGQMNEVMAELAKEHTHATFVKLEAEAVPEVSEKHEITSVPTFLFFRGKEPVDRLDGANAPELTKKVKRLAASGSPSGGAESPVVDLDQRLKKLINAAPCMLFMKGSSQEPRCGFSRQIIAILSQHNIQFSSFDILSDEEVRQGLKTLSNWPTYPQLYVNGELVGGLDIVKELAESGELANTCPKAQSLEHRLKTLINQSPVMLFMKGNKEAAKCGFSRQTLSILSNTGVAYDTFDILQDEEVRQGLKTFSNWPTYPQLYVKGELVGGLDIIKELEENGELVSTLKAES; encoded by the coding sequence ATGGCGAATTTCGTGGAAGCGACTTCTCAACACCAGTTTGACGATTTCCTAAGCAAAGCTGGAAGAAATCTGACCGTAGTGCATTTCCAAGCGACATGGGCTCATCAGTGCGGGCAAATGAACGAAGTCATGGCGGAGCTGGCTAAGGAGCACACGCACGCAACGTTTGTCAAGCTAGAGGCCGAAGCGGTTCCCGAGGTGTCAGAGAAGCATGAGATTACGTCAGTCCCGACTTTCCTCTTCTTTAGAGGAAAGGAGCCGGTGGACCGCCTGGACGGCGCCAATGCTCCGGAGCTTACGAAGAAGGTAAAGCGGTTGGCAGCCAGCGGGAGTCCAAGTGGAGGCGCAGAAAGCCCCGTTGTGGACTTGGACCAGCGACTGAAAAAGCTGATAAACGCGGCCCCCTGCATGCTGTTCATGAAGGGGTCATCTCAGGAACCCCGCTGTGGCTTTAGCCGGCAGATCATTGCCATTCTGTCTCAACACAACATTCAGTTCAGCAGCTTTGACATCTTATCTGACGAGGAGGTCCGACAGGGGCTGAAGACCTTATCCAACTGGCCCACCTACCCTCAGCTGTACGTGAATGGCGAGTTGGTGGGAGGATTGGACATTGTTAAAGAGCTGGCGGAGTCTGGAGAGCTCGCGAATACCTGCCCAAAGGCCCAGAGCTTGGAGCACCGCCTGAAGACCTTGATCAACCAGAGCCCGGTGATGTTGTTCATGAAGGGCAATAAGGAGGCTGCCAAATGTGGCTTCAGCAGGCAGACCCTGAGTATCCTCAGCAACACGGGTGTGGCTTATGACACTTTTGATATCCTGCAGGATGAAGAAGTACGACAGGGGCTCAAGACATTTTCTAACTGGCCAACCTACCCCCAGCTGTACGTTAAAGGAGAGTTGGTTGGTGGTCTTGACATCATCAAGGAGCTGGAAGAGAACGGAGAGCTGGTGTCGACGCTGAAAGCAGAGTCGTAG